CCTTTGCTGCGGCTCTTCGATTTCACCGAACTCAAGACCTCGGATGGTGGTCCGTTCGAAATCGTCTTTGACGCGACCGGCGCGATGGGGCTGGCGTAGGCGTCCCATGTTTATGTGGTCCGACTGCCCGTCTGCCTGGGTTGACCGCCCGTCCGCCTGGCTGCCGCTTGGCCAGGGCGTGACCGTCGCCGCCGGGCCTGTTGCAGGCACGGTCCTGGCCCCGACGGCCTGGGTCAAGGGCGGCGCGACGATCCAGGTGGGATCGGCAGCCGTCGTGACCGCTGCCCCGCCGGGTGTGGTCCGGATCGGGGCGACGGTCCAGGTCGGGGCGGCCCTCGCCCATGCCCTGGCCCCGGCGGCCAGGATCGCTAGGGGTGTCTCCATCCTGGCCGGGGCAGCCGTGGGCATGCTTCTGGCTCCGGCGGCGACGGTGCGTTTGGCGGGCGTGACGATCCAGGCGGACGGGCTGGTCCTCGTCGCCGTCGCCCCCGCCTGTTTCGCGGGCGTGGTCCGCCGGGAGTGGATCACCGGCCGGGACGGGCAGGGCTCGGTATGGGCCGCCTCGCCGCTGACCCGGGAGTGCGGTTTTGCCAGCACCGTCACCCGGGAGATCACGGGGACGTCGGCCGTGGAGTTGATGGAGTTTACGGAGGTGACGCAGTGAGCACCGACAAGATTTATGTGGATGACGTAGGCACGGGGATCACCGTGGACTGCGTGTCTACCCTGGAGGGCGTGACAGAGGCCGCGTTGCTCGTTCGCAAGCCCGACGGGACTGAAGTTTCCTGGCCTGCGACGATCATTGCAATTGACGGGGTCAAGCGGTTTTTACGCTACGTCACGCACGCCGGAGACCTGGATCAGCCGGGAACGTATAAGGTGCAGGCCAGGGTGCTCGTGCCCGGATGGACGGGTCGGGGCGCGACGTTCAAATTCAAGGTTTACCAGCATTTCAAATAACGGTGGATGACATGGCGCTCAGTGACCGCGTGCAATACAGAAGATATCGCATCAGCCTGACCGAACCGCTCCTGGGCTCGCTGCCGTCGTCGAAACTGATCTACCAGGAGTATGTCGCCAGCAAGGCCCCGGAGCCCGAGGCCGAAGGCGCGGATGAAACGGCCTTGCTTCCGGCGGAGGAAACTCCGAAAACGACCGTCTTCCTGCGTGACGACCAGGGCGGTTGCTGCCTGATGGACTACCAATTCGTGGGGTTTCTCAAATCCGCCGCAAATATCCTCAAAGACGTCGTCGAAGTCCCTGTCAGCGTGGGTGGGCGGACCAGGAAGAAGACCGGTATCCCGGCTCTGCGCAACAAACTGCAACGGTTTGTGTTTGTCGACCCCCGGATCATCCGCCTGGGCCGCGCTCCGGATGGCATCTACGAGCGACCGTTGCAAACCATGAGCAGGATGGGGCCCAGAACCTGCCTGGCCAGTTCGGAAGTCCTCAATCCGCCGATTTCGTTCGAGATACAGATTGGGCTGCTCCCGAACCTTGAAATCACCTGGGAAGTCCTGGCGCAACTTATGGAGTATGGGCAATTTGTGGGGCTCGGCCAATTTCGGGGAGCAGGATACGGACGTTTCACGTTCGACCTGCTGTGATGCAAGGCAATAGCTCGGTTCGGTTCCGCATGGCTCCGTATCGCAACGGCACAGTTAGGTAGTGTTTTGATCCGCGTCGCTCAGTATCGAACCGTGTGAACTTTGAAAACAGGTCGAGCCCCACATTGTCATGGAAACGGTGTATTTTGAATGTACGGCGCTAAACGCAAGGATATCCGTAGAACAATGCCGCTCCAATCGGACCAGGCCGCTTTCGGCGTCATTGAAGGGTGTGCCTGTCCGCCATCCGGGATGCATCCGTTGCACGCAATGGCGGGATTTCGATCCGCCGTTGCCAGACGACGAAACCGAGGGGACACAGCATGAAGAGGCCGTTTTTGAAGACGAGAACATTTTCAGCATCTCGATCCCAGAAGACGAGGCTACGCCGTCCTCTCCGCAAGGGGTACGACGGCCGCCGCCACAAAAGTCTGGATGTCGGATGCCGTCACAAGTCCGTCAGGCTCAATCCCCCTGTGCCTCCTGCCGTTATTTTCGCCCTCTGCCCACGTATCACCTGGGGGTCGAGGGCGTGAGGCTGTGCTGGGCGGACCATCAGAGCTGGGATTTCAGTTGTTACCGGGAGGAAGCATGATCGTTTTGTTGTATTTGCAAGCGCCGGGTCGGGACTCCTTGCTGGCCGATCTGGGCGGCCTGGGGCTGGTGCAGGATGAAGACTTCGTACCTGCTTCGGATCGGCACGATCTGTTCTATTTCGGTCAGGTGTCGGTGTCGGACCCGGCCGTGTATGCCTGCCTGCGTTGCAAGGACGTCGCCCTGGCCGTCTCCGTGAGTCGCACGGCCTTTGGCCGGGGTACTGTCGTTTCAGGCAGGCGTCCCGACGGCGTGCCGATGCTGGCCGGAGAGCCGGACATGGACGTGGAGGCTGTAAAGGCGGATGCCCTCGCGCAAATAGACGCCGAGGCCGAGCGCCGCAGGCTGTTGGTCCTGACCCCGGGAGCGGGCCAATCCCTGGAATACCAGCATACCGCCGAGGAGGCGGCCCGGGCCGTGGCCGCTCCGGACCCGCTGCCTGCGGCGGCCTATCCATTTTTGGCGGCCGAGCAGGAAGCCCTCATGGCCACGATTGGCGAGGTAAGTCTGCGCGACGTGGCCGTGGCGGTCTTGGCCGACCGGGCTGCCTGGCTGGCCTATGGCGCGTCCATCAAGGCGGTGCGTCGCCGGGCCAAGCTCCAGGTGGGCGCGGCCGGGGATGTGGTGGCCATTGCCGTGGCTGTTGCCGAAGTCGTCTGGCCGGACCTCGTCCAGGCCTAAACATATACCGTCGCCCCCTGAGGGCCGCGAGCCCCAACCCGAGAGCCCATGAGCCCCTTGAAAGAGGGTCTCGTCATGCAAAAGGCGCTCTTTGACAATGGCATAGTGTGGAATGGCGATGCCCTGGCGGTCCTGCGGGAACTGCCGGGCGAATCCGTTGACGCCGTGGTGACCGACCCCCCGTATTCCAGCGGGGGGTTGCACGTCGGCGCACGCCAGATCGATCCGGCCCGGAAATACCAAAAGACCGGCACGATGAAGGTGTACCCGGCCATGCTGGGAGACCTCAAGGACCAACGGTCCTTCATCATGTGGTCGAGTCTGTGGCTTTCGGAATGCTGGCGGGTGGCCAGGCCCAGCGCGCCGGTCCTGGTCTTTTCGGATTGGCGGCAGATTCCGGCCATGACCGATGCGATCCAGGCCGCCGGATTCGTCTGGCGCGGGATCGTGGTCTGGCACAAGCCGACCGCGCGGCCCATGCGCGGCGCCTTCCGGCGTGACGCTGAGTTCGTGATCTGCGCCGCCAAGGCCCCGGCTAAGGCGTTCACGACGCGCTGCCTCCCGGGGGTTTTCAGCTTCCGGGTGGTCCCCGGGGACAAGGTGCATCTGGCCGGAAAGCCTATCGACCTCCTGGTCGAACTGCTGGCCGTGACGCCCGAAAAGGGGACCGTTCTCGATCCCTTCCTGGGCGGCGGGACCACGGCCCTGGCCTGCATCAAGACCGGCCGTCGCTTTGTCGGAGTCGAATTGTCGCCTGAGTATTACCGCGTGGCTGGCGACCGGATACGGGCCGCGCAAGGAGTTGGTCAAACGGTCCAGTAAGTGGAGCAGGCGGGGCGGGTTGCGCCGCCCCACTGGCCCGGTGCTGACACACCGGTCCCCGGCCGAAGCCGCTGCCCCTCCCCTGGCGCCAGGGATGGAGATGAGCTAGCAGGCCCCGGCCCAAGCTGTAAAGGACTGAAATGAGGGAAATTCGTTGCGGTATTTGTAACAAGCTGTTGGCCAAGGGCGAGGCGTTCGAGCTCGCCATCAAGTGCCCGCGTTGCGGGACGGTGCATCTCCTGAGGGCCGTGAGCCCCGGACCAGAGCCCATCGAGGCCCCGTCAGGAGAGAAGATTGCATGTCGGGAGTCTGTTTAGCGGTGCCGGAATCGGCGATGTGGCGGTCAACCAGGCCGGGTTTGCCCATGCCTGGTTTTGCGAGTGCGCCCCGTATGCGCGGGCGATCCTTGAAAAACGCTGGCCGGGTATCCCGGTCTTCCAGGATGTGAGGGACGTCAATGCCGAAAACGCCCAAAAGGTCGATATCGTCATTGGCGGCTTCCCCTGCCAGGACATCTCATGCGCCGGGTCTGGCGCGGGGATCACAGGCAGCCGATCCGGACTCTGGTCCGAATACGCCAGGGTCATTCGCGAGCTACGACCGGCCTACGCAGTCGTGGAAAACGTCAAGGCCCTGCTCGGGCGGGGAATCGACCGGGTGCTCGGGGACTTGGCCGAGATCGGGTATGATGCGGAATGGGACGTGTTCCCTGCGGCGGCCTTTGGCGCCCCGCATCTGCGTGAGCGGGTTCTCCTTGTTGCCTACCCCGGCGGCCATCGAGGGAGAGCCCGTGCGCCAATACTTGCGCCGGGAGGAGACCTGGCGCTCCACGGGCAACCTGACGGCCCGGTTGATTGGAATGGTCTACGGCTTGAAGGACCGAGAGCCCAGGCCGCCGTTGCGGCTTATCGCGGCCCCGTCGTTTGTCGAGTGGATGATGGGGGTTCCTCCTGGATGGACCGATTGCGTGTGCTCGGAAACGGCATCACGCCTCCTGTCCTGCGGTGGGTTCTGACCCGAATCAAAGCCGACTCGGAACACGTCGCGCAATAGGGCTGGCGAGGGCGGAGCAAGGGGGTGTTTTCATCTCCCCGATCCGCCCTCGCCATTTCTCATTTCGCCTGCAACGATTTCTCATTTTGCTTGCGCACTTACATTAGGACTGTCCATCCTCAAAATCCACAGGGGAAGGTTGGCGGGGCGGTTGGCGCAGTTGATAGAAAATCAAAAGGGCCTAGGAGGATTACCCCCTAAGCCCTTGAAATTCTTGGAGCCAGCATGGAGACTCGAACTCCAGACCTGCTGATTACGAATCAGCTGCTCTACCAACTGAGCTATGCTGGCCCTCGTGCCCATTCGCGCGGTCGTCGCGATCGCGTGGCCACGCGGTTGCGCGGCCCGTCTTCATATACGTCCTGCGTGCCCCTCGTCAAGTATGAGGCGCATCGCCGCAGCCGGGCCGGAATCGGGCATACAATCGAAAATCATCCCAGCATCCATCCTGCCATGCTGGAAGCATGGGGCGCATAACCGCTGTCGGGCCGGTATCCGGGCGTCGGAGGAACGGCCATCCCCGCCCTCCATCCAGCCATGCCGCATTCCCGGCCCCGAGGCCTCCCGCTTTCCCTCGTGGACAACCCCCCGGGTCTCCTGCTACTTCCACGGGCAAGACGCAAAGGAGTGCTCCATGCCCCACGGAACCAAGGTGCTGATCGTCGAGGACAGCCGGGTCCAGGCCCGGATCATGAGCGAACACATCCGCGGCGTGACCCCTTACGAAACCCTGGTCACCGCCACCCTGGCCGAGACCGCCCAGGTCATGGAGCAAAGCCGCGACGACATCTTCGTCGCCGTCTTAGACCTCAACCTCCCCGACGACACCGGCGGCGAAATCGTGGCCCTGGCCAACCGATACGCCGTTCCCGCCGTGGTCATGACCTCGTCGTTTGACGAGGAGGTCCGCAAAAACCTCCTCGCGCAAAACGTGGTGGACTATTTCCTCAAATCCATGGCCGAAGTGACCAACATGGAAAACCTCATTGAGCGGCTGCACAAAAATCTATCCGTCACCGTGCTGGTGGCCGACGATTCCAAACTCGCAAGACACCAGATGGCCACCCTTCTGGGAAACCAGAACTATCAGGTCATGGAGGCCGCCGACGGGGCCGCAGCCCTGGACATCCTGCGCGACACCCCGGATGTGCGCCTGCTCATCACCGACTACCACATGCCGCGCATGGACGGCTTTGAACTGATCACCGAGATCCGCAAGACCCGGCCCAAGGACAGGTTGGCCATCATCGGCGTTTCGGCCGAAGGGGGCGAACAGACCGCCCGGTTCATTAAAAACGGGGCCAATGACTTCCTGACCAAGCCCATCAGCATGGAAGAATTCTACTGCCGGGTCAACCAGCAGATGGACATGCTGGACATCCTCCAGGATTACAAGGCGCTGTGCGAAAAAAAGGATTCCTAGGCAGAAGCCGATCCCGTCCGGGCAAGCGCCTTCTCCTGGCGGCCGTCCTGGCTGTCCTGATTCCGGTGGCGGCCTTTTTCCTCCTCGACGCTGTCTTTCCCTTTCCGGAAGGCCGCCTGCATCCCGCGCCCGCCACCGTGATCCAGGACCGCAACGGGAACCCCCTGCGCCTGTATCTGGCCCCGGATCACGCCTGGCGTTTTCCCGTGACCCTGGAAAACACCGCCCCCATCCTGGCGCAAACCCTGGTGGCCTCGGAAGACCGGCATTTCCGCCGCCACCCGGGCATTAACCCCCTGGCTCTGGCCCGGGCTGCCCTTGGCAACCTCATGGCCGGGCGGGTGCAAAGCGGCGGCTCCACCATCACCATGCAGGTGGCCCGCCTCGTCGAGCCCAAGCCGCGCACCCTGTCCGCCAAGTGCGTGGAGATGTTCCGCGCCGTGCAGCTCGAACGCCGCCATTCCAAGGACGAAATCCTCACCGCCTACCTCAACCTGGCCCCCTTTGGCGGCAACATCGTGGGGGTGGGCGCAGCGGCCTTCTTCTATTTCGGCAAGCCCCCGGATCGCCTGTCCCTGGGCGAGGCGGCGCTTTTGACCGTCCTGCCGCGCTCCCCCACCCGCCTCGACCCGGTCCGCGACGCCCAGGCCGCCACCCGGGGCCGGGACATGGTGCTGGACCAGCTTGCCGCGCGCGGGGCCATTTCCCCTCACGACGCCGCCGAGGCCAAGGCCACGCCCGTGCCCGGCCATGTGGCCACGCCACCCTTTTTCGCCCCCCATTTTTGCGACCTGGCCAAAAGCAAACGGCCAGGCCAGTCCACGGTACCCACCACCCTCGACCCCTTCGTGCAAAAGGCAGCCGAGGAAATCCTCAAGGGACGCGCCGAACGCCTGCGCAGCCTGGGCATCGGCTCGGTGGCGGCGGTCATCCTCGACCGCGCCCGCCGCGACGTCCTGGCCATGGTCGGCTCACCCCATTTTTTCGACGCCCCGCGCAGCGGCCAGATCAACGGGACCGTCATCCGCCGCTCCCCAGGGTCCGCGCTCAAGCCCTTCCTCTTCGCCACGGCCATGGACGCCGGGATCATCGTGCCCGAGACCCTGCTCCTGGACATCCCCACCGCCTTTTCCGGCTACGCCCCAAAAAACTACGACGGCCTGTTTCGCGGCCGGGTCACGGCCGAAAAGGC
Above is a genomic segment from Desulfolutivibrio sulfodismutans DSM 3696 containing:
- a CDS encoding DNA-methyltransferase translates to MQKALFDNGIVWNGDALAVLRELPGESVDAVVTDPPYSSGGLHVGARQIDPARKYQKTGTMKVYPAMLGDLKDQRSFIMWSSLWLSECWRVARPSAPVLVFSDWRQIPAMTDAIQAAGFVWRGIVVWHKPTARPMRGAFRRDAEFVICAAKAPAKAFTTRCLPGVFSFRVVPGDKVHLAGKPIDLLVELLAVTPEKGTVLDPFLGGGTTALACIKTGRRFVGVELSPEYYRVAGDRIRAAQGVGQTVQ
- the pbpC gene encoding penicillin-binding protein 1C, with product MRKKGFLGRSRSRPGKRLLLAAVLAVLIPVAAFFLLDAVFPFPEGRLHPAPATVIQDRNGNPLRLYLAPDHAWRFPVTLENTAPILAQTLVASEDRHFRRHPGINPLALARAALGNLMAGRVQSGGSTITMQVARLVEPKPRTLSAKCVEMFRAVQLERRHSKDEILTAYLNLAPFGGNIVGVGAAAFFYFGKPPDRLSLGEAALLTVLPRSPTRLDPVRDAQAATRGRDMVLDQLAARGAISPHDAAEAKATPVPGHVATPPFFAPHFCDLAKSKRPGQSTVPTTLDPFVQKAAEEILKGRAERLRSLGIGSVAAVILDRARRDVLAMVGSPHFFDAPRSGQINGTVIRRSPGSALKPFLFATAMDAGIIVPETLLLDIPTAFSGYAPKNYDGLFRGRVTAEKALITSLNVPAVRLLDTVGTENFHALLTRGGLTTLNKPASHYGLSLVLGGGEVTLLSLTGLYATLAAGGEHVVPRLFPDSPVAGLRLFSPESCALITEILAKVERPDLPGGFERAMGVPAVAWKTGTSYGHRDAWAFGYSAEHVIGVWVGNMDATPVKGISGAVHAGPILFELFRAVERNGSRLPDPGPLNLAGVEVCAESHELPGPYCDRRITITTIPGVTRLAPCTVHRQIHVDLKRGLRLAGECLERHPSRPEVVTEFPAELCAWWRSAGIAFPVPPPPHPDCAEVAGGEPPRIVSPSPGAPYSLRQDVPAAFQRLSLAANVAAPASKVYWYQDGLLVAQGTAAERLFVDLTPGRHRLVVMDDLGRMDSVTYHVDGKMEGIP
- a CDS encoding DNA cytosine methyltransferase, whose product is MAVNQAGFAHAWFCECAPYARAILEKRWPGIPVFQDVRDVNAENAQKVDIVIGGFPCQDISCAGSGAGITGSRSGLWSEYARVIRELRPAYAVVENVKALLGRGIDRVLGDLAEIGYDAEWDVFPAAAFGAPHLRERVLLVAYPGGHRGRARAPILAPGGDLALHGQPDGPVDWNGLRLEGPRAQAAVAAYRGPVVCRVDDGGSSWMDRLRVLGNGITPPVLRWVLTRIKADSEHVAQ
- a CDS encoding Com family DNA-binding transcriptional regulator, whose translation is MREIRCGICNKLLAKGEAFELAIKCPRCGTVHLLRAVSPGPEPIEAPSGEKIACRESV
- a CDS encoding response regulator, coding for MPHGTKVLIVEDSRVQARIMSEHIRGVTPYETLVTATLAETAQVMEQSRDDIFVAVLDLNLPDDTGGEIVALANRYAVPAVVMTSSFDEEVRKNLLAQNVVDYFLKSMAEVTNMENLIERLHKNLSVTVLVADDSKLARHQMATLLGNQNYQVMEAADGAAALDILRDTPDVRLLITDYHMPRMDGFELITEIRKTRPKDRLAIIGVSAEGGEQTARFIKNGANDFLTKPISMEEFYCRVNQQMDMLDILQDYKALCEKKDS